In Rhodothermus marinus DSM 4252, a single genomic region encodes these proteins:
- a CDS encoding UbiA family prenyltransferase, whose protein sequence is MPIPFWRRLFWSGLHIPLLAVALLAGNAALLQLSLSKPLVVLEASGAWIVYLLDRSLAVGPEDYLNRPGRVSWWRAHRTLQRGGLALGALLAGWATLHLRPVTLVAGAGLGLVGMLYVLPGVRLKQWGLLKPLLIAGAWSLGTTLLPVLEAGRTPGADLWLLTAYRLLWLLPNPLLADWPDRVGDLASGVRTPAVRWSYGTLRRVALGLLLGALAVGLIFMAHLKRPEAAVDLLGVLLVGMVLGVARHGITDGHLALLDLLVAWPAVTTLVQS, encoded by the coding sequence GTGCCGATTCCCTTCTGGCGCAGGCTGTTCTGGAGCGGGTTGCACATTCCACTGCTGGCCGTTGCCCTGCTGGCGGGAAATGCCGCCCTGCTGCAGCTTTCCCTTTCGAAGCCACTCGTCGTGCTGGAGGCATCAGGGGCCTGGATCGTGTACCTGCTGGATCGTTCGCTGGCGGTCGGGCCGGAGGACTACCTGAATCGACCGGGACGTGTGTCCTGGTGGCGTGCGCATCGGACGTTGCAACGCGGTGGGCTGGCACTCGGAGCGCTACTTGCCGGATGGGCCACGCTGCACCTGCGACCGGTCACGCTGGTAGCAGGGGCCGGACTCGGACTGGTGGGGATGCTCTACGTGCTGCCGGGCGTGCGATTGAAACAGTGGGGCTTGCTCAAGCCGCTGTTGATCGCCGGCGCCTGGAGTCTGGGCACCACGCTGCTACCGGTTCTGGAAGCTGGACGAACGCCCGGCGCCGACCTGTGGCTGCTGACAGCCTATCGGCTGCTGTGGTTGCTGCCCAATCCGCTGCTGGCCGACTGGCCGGATCGCGTCGGCGATCTGGCTTCGGGAGTGCGCACGCCCGCCGTGCGCTGGTCTTACGGCACGCTGCGCCGCGTGGCGCTGGGCCTGCTGCTCGGGGCGCTGGCCGTCGGCCTGATTTTCATGGCACATCTGAAACGACCGGAGGCCGCCGTTGACCTGCTCGGCGTGCTGCTTGTCGGCATGGTGCTCGGCGTCGCCCGCCACGGCATCACCGACGGCCATCTCGCCCTGCTCGATCTGCTGGTAGCCTGGCCGGCTGTGACTACGCTGGTGCAATCCTGA
- a CDS encoding SDR family NAD(P)-dependent oxidoreductase, producing the protein MTLKDQTVLLTGAARGIGQATAVALAERGAHVIGVDLHADDMAETARRVEALGRRFLALEADVADREAVRRVVDEAVAAGGFSVLVNNAGVLPSGPFAKIDFSVWARTIDVDLTGLMALTHAALPHLLAQPRAHIVNIASIAGKFGASGLAAYCAAKHGVVGFSEALRFELRHTRVGVSCICPTMVTTRLIEGVRRSPLVPLARPEDVARAVVRAIEHDLPEVFVPRYMRLLVEVLPAVVPPLFRWLVHRDAAADGWLEARRPLPE; encoded by the coding sequence ATGACGCTGAAAGATCAGACCGTGCTGTTGACCGGCGCGGCCCGGGGCATCGGACAGGCCACGGCCGTGGCGCTGGCCGAACGGGGGGCACACGTGATCGGCGTGGATCTACACGCCGACGACATGGCCGAAACGGCCCGCCGGGTGGAAGCGCTGGGCCGGCGCTTTCTGGCGCTCGAAGCAGACGTGGCCGACCGGGAGGCCGTGCGACGCGTGGTGGACGAGGCCGTAGCGGCCGGGGGCTTCTCGGTGCTGGTGAACAACGCGGGCGTGCTGCCAAGCGGGCCGTTTGCCAAGATCGACTTTTCGGTCTGGGCCCGGACGATCGACGTGGACCTGACCGGGCTCATGGCACTTACACACGCAGCGCTCCCGCATCTGCTGGCGCAACCCCGGGCGCATATCGTGAACATCGCCAGCATTGCAGGGAAGTTCGGGGCCTCGGGGCTGGCCGCCTACTGCGCGGCCAAGCACGGCGTGGTGGGATTTTCCGAGGCGTTGCGTTTCGAGCTGCGCCACACGCGGGTGGGCGTGAGCTGCATCTGTCCGACCATGGTCACCACGCGGCTGATCGAAGGCGTCCGGCGCTCCCCGCTGGTGCCGCTGGCCCGCCCCGAAGACGTGGCACGGGCCGTTGTGCGGGCGATCGAGCACGATCTGCCCGAGGTGTTCGTGCCCCGCTACATGCGGCTCCTGGTGGAGGTGCTGCCGGCCGTGGTCCCTCCGCTTTTCCGCTGGCTGGTGCACCGCGACGCCGCCGCCGACGGCTGGCTCGAAGCGCGCCGACCGCTGCCGGAATGA
- a CDS encoding DUF2283 domain-containing protein, with protein MQITYDREVDALYIRFLKATVTTREVAEGIAVDYAADGRVAGIEILDANKRLKDLEVLRHVVFEETGPDTSTPT; from the coding sequence ATGCAGATAACCTACGACAGAGAAGTTGATGCCCTTTACATTCGCTTTCTGAAGGCGACGGTAACCACCCGCGAAGTGGCCGAAGGGATTGCGGTGGATTATGCCGCCGACGGACGTGTCGCCGGCATCGAAATTCTGGACGCCAATAAGCGCCTGAAAGATCTGGAGGTTTTGCGCCACGTGGTGTTCGAAGAGACAGGTCCGGATACCTCCACGCCCACGTAG
- a CDS encoding flavin-containing monooxygenase: MKACIIGAGPSGLVTAKVFYQRGLPFDCFEKGSDIGGLWRYENDSGLSPAYASLHTNTSKTKTAFSDFPMPEDYPDFPSHAQLLAYFERYVEHFGFRHTITFRTEVVRVEPAEEGTYDVTVRHRDTGATRTERYDAVIVASGHHWCPNWPEVPGTFDGEVMHARDYRTPDVLRGKRVLVVGAGNSACDIACEAAYHARDVLLSTRRGAHVIPKYLLGRPLDLWLTPFTARLPLAVQRALFRLLVYLARGNQRRYGFPVPDYPLGAEHPTISTELLPLIGHGRIRVKPDLRRLEGRQVHFADGSTETIDLIIYATGYRVAFPFFNPAFLEVRDNYLPRYLHVVPPDYPNLYFIGLVQPLGSIMPLAEAQAEWVADLLEGRAGLPSREAMWRWIRREDAWRRRRFVPTKRHALEVDFYRYLRQLRRERRRGRRRPPRQALGKGLKEASDE; encoded by the coding sequence ATGAAAGCCTGCATCATCGGCGCGGGGCCTTCCGGACTGGTCACGGCCAAAGTGTTCTATCAGCGCGGCCTGCCGTTCGACTGCTTCGAGAAGGGCTCCGACATCGGCGGGCTCTGGCGCTACGAAAACGACAGCGGGCTTTCGCCCGCCTACGCCTCGCTGCACACGAACACGTCGAAGACGAAGACGGCCTTTTCGGATTTCCCGATGCCGGAAGACTACCCGGACTTCCCCTCGCACGCGCAACTGCTGGCCTACTTCGAGCGCTACGTGGAGCATTTCGGCTTCCGGCACACGATCACATTCCGCACCGAGGTGGTGCGCGTCGAACCGGCCGAAGAAGGCACCTACGACGTAACGGTGCGCCATCGGGACACCGGAGCCACGCGCACCGAGCGCTACGACGCGGTCATCGTGGCCAGTGGACACCACTGGTGCCCGAACTGGCCCGAGGTGCCGGGCACGTTCGACGGCGAGGTCATGCACGCCCGCGACTACCGGACGCCCGACGTGCTCCGGGGCAAACGGGTGCTCGTGGTAGGGGCTGGTAACTCGGCCTGCGACATCGCCTGCGAGGCGGCTTATCATGCCCGGGACGTCCTGCTCTCGACGCGCCGCGGGGCACACGTCATCCCGAAGTATCTGCTGGGGCGGCCGCTCGACTTGTGGCTGACGCCGTTTACCGCGCGGTTGCCGCTTGCCGTGCAGCGGGCGCTCTTCCGACTGCTCGTCTATCTGGCACGCGGAAATCAGCGGCGCTACGGCTTTCCGGTGCCCGACTATCCGCTCGGGGCCGAGCATCCGACGATCTCCACCGAACTGCTGCCGCTCATCGGGCACGGCCGTATCCGCGTCAAACCCGACCTGCGCCGCCTTGAGGGGCGGCAGGTGCACTTTGCGGACGGTTCGACGGAGACGATCGACCTGATCATCTACGCGACCGGCTATCGGGTGGCCTTTCCGTTTTTCAATCCGGCCTTCCTGGAAGTGCGCGACAATTACCTGCCGCGCTACCTGCATGTGGTGCCGCCCGACTATCCCAACCTGTATTTCATCGGACTGGTGCAGCCACTGGGCTCCATCATGCCGCTGGCCGAAGCACAGGCCGAATGGGTGGCCGACCTGCTGGAGGGACGGGCCGGGTTGCCGTCGCGCGAAGCCATGTGGCGCTGGATTCGTCGCGAGGATGCCTGGCGCCGGCGACGCTTCGTTCCCACGAAGCGTCATGCGCTGGAAGTGGATTTTTACCGCTACCTGCGCCAGCTTCGCCGGGAGCGACGTCGCGGCCGGCGTCGGCCCCCACGACAGGCTCTTGGAAAGGGCCTGAAAGAAGCGTCTGACGAATGA
- a CDS encoding alpha/beta fold hydrolase, with translation MITYRIATELGPVRVVTDGIYRPGPPLVWLHGWTLSPWGWVALMPPALRTQRRWYALSLPGHLPDEDGPRTLLLTPERLAEALAQTIQDLTGEAPVQVVGHSLGGFWGLCLAVHRPTRLERLVLVSSFARGRLSGALARVQLADHGAGRALFRLGYRWLTARPERWRRLLVRLSGRPEAWQETAGQVFSESVYPDAKRYPPDVLLQLAAAVAHMDLTEQLGSVQCPVLMIAGERDPVVPVAHAREMADRLPKARLEVLPGVGHVPVVEAPDAVCALLERFLSVEKSLSV, from the coding sequence ATGATCACCTATCGCATTGCGACGGAGCTGGGGCCGGTGCGGGTGGTGACGGACGGCATTTACCGGCCGGGACCGCCCCTTGTCTGGCTGCACGGCTGGACGCTTTCGCCGTGGGGATGGGTTGCGCTGATGCCACCGGCCCTGCGCACCCAACGCCGCTGGTACGCGCTGTCGCTGCCCGGCCACCTGCCGGATGAAGACGGCCCACGCACGCTGCTGCTTACGCCGGAGCGGCTGGCCGAAGCGCTGGCACAGACGATTCAGGACCTGACCGGCGAGGCGCCCGTGCAGGTGGTGGGGCATTCGCTGGGGGGCTTCTGGGGGCTGTGCCTGGCCGTACATCGACCGACCCGGCTGGAGCGGTTGGTGCTGGTGAGCAGCTTCGCCCGGGGACGCCTTTCGGGAGCGCTGGCGCGCGTGCAGCTGGCCGATCACGGCGCCGGCCGCGCGCTTTTCCGCCTCGGCTATCGCTGGCTGACGGCCCGTCCCGAACGCTGGCGTCGGTTGCTGGTCCGGCTGAGCGGGCGACCGGAGGCCTGGCAGGAAACGGCCGGTCAGGTGTTTTCCGAAAGCGTCTATCCCGACGCGAAACGTTATCCTCCGGACGTCCTGCTACAACTGGCCGCGGCCGTGGCGCACATGGATCTGACCGAGCAACTGGGCTCGGTACAGTGCCCGGTGTTGATGATCGCCGGCGAGAGGGATCCGGTGGTGCCGGTAGCGCATGCGCGCGAGATGGCCGACCGGCTGCCGAAGGCTCGCCTGGAGGTGCTGCCGGGTGTCGGACACGTTCCCGTGGTGGAAGCACCGGACGCCGTGTGCGCGTTGCTTGAACGATTCCTCTCCGTCGAAAAGTCGCTGTCCGTATGA
- a CDS encoding lactate 2-monooxygenase: MMQEASLPGASPGMQRQLQIYLNGLAGEKPPFPIAIEALEARAREVLRPEAAAYLFGGAGGEETVRANREAFRRWRLVPRMLRGVGRRDLSVELLGRRLPAPVLLAPIGVQGMLHPEGELAVARAAAAVGVPFVLSTVSSQSLEAVAEAMGAAPRWFQLYWGRDPELTVSLIRRAEAAGYEALVVTLDTTLLAWRDQDLAHAYLPFLRGEGLANYFTDPVFRSRLDEPPEANPTAAILTFARVFSNPDLTWDDLAFLKENTRLPILLKGILHPDDARRAAEAGVAGVIVSNHGGRQVDGAIAALEALPAVVEAVGDRLTVLFDSGIRRAADVLKAMALGARAVLLGRPYACGLAVGGEDGVRFVLENLLAELDLALGLLGCRSWDEVDRSVLHESS; this comes from the coding sequence ATGATGCAGGAGGCCTCGTTGCCCGGAGCTTCGCCCGGGATGCAGCGCCAGCTGCAGATCTACCTGAACGGGCTGGCCGGTGAAAAACCGCCGTTTCCGATCGCCATCGAGGCGCTGGAGGCGCGGGCGCGCGAGGTGTTGCGGCCCGAAGCCGCCGCCTACCTGTTCGGCGGCGCCGGCGGCGAGGAGACGGTGCGGGCCAATCGGGAAGCGTTCCGCCGCTGGCGGCTGGTGCCGCGCATGCTCCGGGGCGTGGGACGACGCGACCTGAGCGTGGAATTGCTGGGACGCCGGCTTCCGGCGCCTGTGCTGCTGGCGCCCATCGGCGTGCAGGGTATGCTGCACCCTGAGGGCGAACTGGCCGTGGCGCGGGCGGCCGCCGCCGTGGGCGTGCCGTTCGTGCTGAGCACGGTGTCGTCGCAGTCCCTCGAAGCGGTGGCCGAGGCCATGGGTGCGGCCCCGCGCTGGTTTCAGCTCTACTGGGGACGGGATCCGGAGCTGACCGTCAGCCTGATCCGCCGCGCCGAGGCGGCTGGCTACGAGGCGCTCGTCGTGACGCTCGACACGACGCTGCTGGCCTGGCGCGACCAGGACCTGGCGCATGCCTACCTGCCGTTTCTACGGGGCGAAGGGCTGGCGAACTATTTCACCGATCCGGTCTTCCGCAGCCGGCTTGACGAGCCGCCCGAGGCCAATCCGACGGCCGCCATCCTGACGTTCGCCCGGGTGTTTTCCAACCCGGACCTGACCTGGGACGATCTGGCCTTTCTGAAAGAGAACACCCGGCTGCCGATTCTGCTGAAGGGAATCCTGCACCCGGACGATGCCCGGCGGGCGGCCGAGGCGGGTGTGGCCGGGGTGATCGTCTCGAACCATGGCGGCCGTCAGGTGGACGGCGCGATTGCCGCGCTCGAGGCGTTGCCGGCCGTGGTGGAGGCGGTGGGGGACCGGCTGACCGTGCTGTTCGACAGCGGCATCCGCCGCGCGGCCGACGTGCTCAAGGCGATGGCGCTGGGCGCCCGGGCCGTGCTGCTGGGGCGACCCTACGCGTGCGGACTGGCCGTGGGCGGCGAGGACGGCGTGCGCTTCGTGCTGGAAAACCTGCTGGCCGAACTCGACCTGGCGCTGGGCCTGCTCGGCTGCCGGAGCTGGGACGAGGTGGACCGCTCGGTGTTGCACGAGAGCTCATGA
- a CDS encoding nucleotidyltransferase domain-containing protein has translation MRLRAQDRERIKQIAREVFGPGTRVFLFGSRVDPHRKGGDVDLYVIPAVREDLFDRKLTFLARLKLQLGDRKIDVVLAENPSRPIEQAALQEGIEL, from the coding sequence ATGCGGCTTCGGGCGCAGGACAGGGAACGCATCAAGCAGATTGCCCGCGAGGTGTTCGGCCCCGGCACGCGGGTGTTCCTGTTCGGAAGCCGCGTCGATCCCCATCGAAAGGGCGGCGATGTGGACCTTTACGTGATCCCGGCCGTGCGCGAAGATCTTTTCGACCGCAAACTGACCTTTCTGGCCCGCCTGAAGCTGCAGCTCGGCGATCGAAAGATCGATGTGGTGCTGGCCGAAAATCCTTCCCGGCCCATCGAACAGGCGGCCCTGCAGGAAGGCATCGAACTGTAA
- a CDS encoding hotdog fold thioesterase: protein MATTTIWKQPATLDDLNRMTEGNMLGHLGIRFVEIGDDYLVATMPVDHRTQQPFGLLHGGASVALAESMGSVGSHLCIDAARYYCVGLEINANHIRAVRSGQVKGVARPLHIGRRTQVWDIRIYDEQERLVCVSRLTLAVLPYQE, encoded by the coding sequence ATGGCGACCACGACAATCTGGAAACAACCGGCCACGCTGGACGACCTGAACCGGATGACCGAGGGCAACATGCTGGGACACCTGGGTATCCGGTTCGTGGAGATCGGCGACGACTATCTGGTGGCCACGATGCCCGTCGATCACCGCACGCAGCAGCCGTTCGGGTTGCTGCACGGCGGTGCTTCGGTGGCGCTGGCCGAGTCGATGGGAAGCGTCGGCTCGCACCTGTGCATCGACGCGGCGCGCTACTACTGTGTGGGGCTGGAGATCAACGCGAACCACATCCGCGCGGTGCGTTCCGGTCAGGTGAAGGGGGTGGCGCGTCCGCTCCACATCGGCCGTCGGACGCAGGTGTGGGACATCCGCATCTACGACGAACAGGAACGGCTTGTGTGCGTCAGCCGTCTGACGCTGGCCGTCCTGCCCTATCAGGAATAA